A window of Longispora fulva contains these coding sequences:
- a CDS encoding non-ribosomal peptide synthetase, whose translation MSTGGTEAIREELLRSRLAGRASRRATIEQVDRDGPLRLAFGQQQMWFLSRLEPDSWEYLVPVALRLRGPVDAAALGRAWDALVDRHEILRTRYELDGTEPVQVIDAPRTGGLTVVDVASEAEALHLAEVEPGTPFDLERQWPARAKLLRITETDHILVVVFHHIACDQWSVRIFAEELSALYSAGEASRLTPLPIQYADFAAFERGQATQPKHLDYWKHQLSGIEPLELPTDRPRPATRSSVGSAVPFAFPAGLADRLRAVGRDNESTLFMVLLTAYQALLARHTGRTDIPVGTVVSGRVRPETQRLIGYGINSLVMRAMWDDDPTFAELLARGRTTVLEAFDHQEVPFAKLVDELQPERDMSRTPLFQAAFTMHDERVGGFDLPGVTVEALEPPARIAKFDLTLQVEEAADGGLRGHLEYVSALFDESTVERIAGHFVRLLTQVAAEPGMKLSAVELLDETERAVVLAEPRRQHGLPPTQCVHEVFEEWAASFPDAPAVVFEGQELTYGELNAKANRLAHHLRALGAGPETLVGVSLERGADLVPTLLGVLKSGAAYLPLDPAQPADRLTYMLADAGAPILVADTVQAERLKSADVQVVLVDEHADVIAANPAHNPDQLGGPDNLIYVIYTSGSTGQPKGVCLTHGNVLRLLTVTDADYSFDENDVWPLFHSYAFDVSVWELWGALMHGGKLVVVPKDVTRSPDDFLDLLVDHGVTVLNQTPSAFRGLVSLAGEGDPRIDQLKLRAVVFAGEKLIFGDLAPWTRRVGLDAPRLLNMYGITETTVHTTYYRVRPEDIDPQAGSPVGRALDDLRVYLLDRHGNLAPIGAPGEIYVAGLGVARGYLNRPELTAERFVPNPFGPGRLYKSGDLARRKPDGSLEFMGRADDQVKVRGYRIELGEIQAALAAHPSVRDAVVVVRDEQILAYIVAAGGSVPAPSELRALLLRTLPEYMVPAAFVPVGKIPLTVNGKLDRRALPVPGRAELGSDREFVAPRTPVEEQVAAVWRDVLGVERVGVDDNFFDLGGDSIRAVGLVGALRPAGFDVAVRDIFAHRTVAALCEFLTGRPALVELDRVVAPFDLVSAEDRAKLPADVVDAYPLSQIQLGMVVEMLNDTGRNNYHNVTSFRILDDGPFDLVALRGAGKIVMARHEILRTSFDLDTFAVPLQLVHATAELPIGYQDLTALTGDAVEKAVRAHIAVERADLFDLAVPPLLRFTAHECGDKSWWLTFTECHPILEGWSHHSLLMELVDLYRTIRDGQTPVDPEPANVRYADFIAAELDTLAGDEDRAYWKTIVDGYPKVELPAVWADPADTPKESYRIWIPFHDLESDLRRLASRAQGSLKSVLHAAHLKVMSQLTDEERFFSGLVCNARPEALGADRVYGLYLNPLPFAFDRGAATWRELVEGVFAREVELWPHRRFPMPAIQRELGDGQKLLDIRFSYLDFRQVDQSLVDYAATIDDSPTEFPLAVSTQAGFCILTGHTHAMSRANADRLAAMYRAVLESMAADPEGDARATYLPEGERRQIVTGWNDVTRPAPEHTVRELVERAAALYPERPAVLGGPSPLTFAELDARANQYAHHLLAAGVGAESVVGVLLDRGPDLMAALLGVWKAGAAYVPLDPSYPADRIGYMLEDAQSIVAITQDAYADRFAVPVVKPADIAGRPTGSPEIAVDLDQLAYVIYTSGSTGRPKGVQVPHRGLANHINWAAEELAGGPIVDGPGRTAPADGAGRHAAGTGNGAPVFSSVSFDLVVPNLWAPLVTGQPTHLLPQDVDMADLGRWLVASGPFSFMKLTPGHLDVLTHQMTAAQAHGLTEVMVVAGEAFTSRTLDRWRALDPTTRLVNEYGPTEASVGTCVFPIADGYTADVVPIGRPLPNMTMYVLDADLNPVPVGVTGELYVGGTGVARGYANRPDLTAEKFVPDPFGAPGTRLYRTGDLVRQLAGGEIDFLGRVDNQVKIHGYRIELGEIQTVLLEHPGVREAAVVVHEDEAGEKRLVGYVVPEAGPVTGLAEHCGTRLPEYMVPPVFMSLDKLPLNANGKVDRKALPVPDADAAAEREFIGPRTPTEEHVAAVWRKVLDLDRVGVTDSFFDLGGHSIRAVALVGALRAAKFDVSVRDVFAYRTVAELAEFLTGRPASPEIEAPVEPFALVSAADRAKLPADVTDAYPLSQVQLGMIVEMLADGRNAYHNVSSFRVQDGHRFSLAAMRKATAEITARHELLRTSFALDAFATPLQLVHATAEIPVEVRDLSDLDEPALRASIAEFTRDQRSELFDLSVAPLFRLTAHVESDEAFWLTVTVSHPITEGWSQRALLRELIDLYEHHHAGEQINPVEPTPIRYADFIAAELDVLAGDEDRGYWKSIVEGYPKLTLPAGWAGDTDEPATSYSTVVDIRDLEGSLRSLASRARGSLKSVLHAAHLKVMSQLTDEPSFCSGLVASARPEALGADRVYGMYLNTLPFAHDRGAATWKELVEGVFAREVEVWPHRRFPMPVIQRELAGGERLLDVRFSFLDFQEDSELVDVADGVIGEGATEFGLAVAALTNQLILTVDTHTLSRAHADRLGAMYRAVLEAMAADFDGDARGVHLPAGERELLLDEWAHTAGPDITHSVLDLFEAQVAVTPDAVALAVAGGCEVTYADLDAKANRFAHYLRGRGVGRESVVGVLLDRGPDLLAALLGVWKAGGAYAPLDPSFPADRLGHMLGDSGAKVVVTHSRYADRFDPQWSDCVLVDVERYELAGQPTSPVEETRDLDGAAYVIFTSGSTGRPKGVQVTHRGLANHVVWARDVLATQGDGGAPLFSSVAFDLVVPNLWGPLVAGQRVLLLPQDVDLADLGRLLDAQGPFSFIKLTPGHLELLGHQLDAAQLDALAAVIVVAGEALPGPLAERWRELLGDSRLINEYGPTEASVGTCIHPVVTPQHVEVVPIGRPLPNMSMYVLDPELQLVPVGVTGELYVGGTGVTRGYLNRPELTAEKFVPNPYGPGRLYRSGDLARWNEDGAVEFLGRIDDQVKIRGYRIELGEIQAVLTSHPGVREATVVVREDTPGDRRLVAYYVADPEVDLVDHCALQLPDYMVPAAFVPLEKLPLNANGKVDRKALPAPEQADEGEFTGPRTAVEEQVAAVWRTVLGVERIGVHDSFFDLGGHSIRAIALVGALRQAGYPAVSVRDVFTHRTVADLAHALTGTGAEPAADEGHTVPFALLSDADRAKLPEGLVDAYPMSRVQLGMVVEMFADPEVNRYHNTSAFKVTELAPFDADALRKAAALVVERHEMLRTSFDLTGYSTPMQLVHPVAEMGVAVWDLRDLDDAERDTAIREFVARERRELFDLEHPPLLRLAALVESGESWRLAFTLCHAITEGWSQQALLAEILDAYRAFRDGGTPKPLDLAGARYADFIAGELESLASEADRDYWRTIVTAHAPLALPEGWGGEETGSFRSFVPYHDLEADLRALAASEKASLKSVLLGAHLKVMSQLTDAKAFYVGLVQSARPENQGAEKVYGMHLNTLPFPYDRTAGTWSELVGQVYARETELWPHRRYPLPAIQKEQGGDRLIQVMFSYQDFRATDTEKSDVRADVGDAANEFGLQVSTVPGHLVLKAPAELLSRANAERLVGMYRAVLEAMAADPAGDAGASYISEPERDQLLVEWNDTAMEW comes from the coding sequence ATGAGCACAGGCGGAACCGAAGCGATCCGTGAGGAGCTGCTCCGCAGCCGGCTCGCCGGGCGGGCCAGCCGGCGCGCGACCATCGAGCAGGTGGACCGCGACGGTCCCCTCCGGTTGGCGTTCGGCCAGCAGCAGATGTGGTTCCTCAGCCGGCTGGAGCCGGACAGCTGGGAGTACCTGGTGCCGGTGGCGCTCCGCCTGCGCGGCCCGGTGGACGCCGCGGCGCTCGGCCGGGCCTGGGACGCCCTGGTCGACCGGCACGAGATCCTCCGCACCCGCTACGAGCTGGACGGCACCGAGCCGGTCCAGGTCATCGACGCCCCCCGCACGGGCGGCCTGACCGTCGTCGACGTGGCGTCGGAGGCCGAGGCGCTGCACCTGGCCGAGGTCGAGCCGGGCACCCCGTTCGACCTGGAGCGGCAGTGGCCGGCGCGCGCCAAGCTGCTCCGGATCACCGAGACGGATCACATCCTGGTCGTCGTGTTCCACCACATCGCGTGCGACCAGTGGTCGGTGCGGATCTTCGCCGAGGAGCTGAGCGCCCTGTACAGCGCCGGTGAGGCGTCGCGGCTGACCCCGCTGCCGATCCAGTACGCCGACTTCGCCGCCTTCGAGCGCGGCCAGGCCACCCAGCCGAAGCATCTCGACTACTGGAAGCATCAGCTCTCCGGCATCGAGCCCTTGGAGCTGCCGACCGACCGCCCCCGCCCGGCGACCCGGAGTTCGGTCGGCTCGGCCGTGCCGTTCGCGTTCCCGGCCGGGCTCGCCGACAGGCTGCGTGCCGTGGGCCGCGACAACGAGTCGACGCTGTTCATGGTGCTGCTCACCGCGTACCAGGCGCTGCTGGCCCGCCACACCGGCCGCACCGACATCCCGGTTGGCACCGTCGTGTCCGGTCGGGTCCGGCCCGAGACCCAGCGGCTGATCGGCTACGGCATCAACAGCCTGGTCATGCGGGCCATGTGGGACGACGACCCGACGTTCGCGGAGCTGCTGGCCCGGGGCCGCACCACGGTGCTGGAGGCGTTCGACCACCAGGAGGTGCCGTTCGCGAAGCTGGTCGACGAGCTGCAGCCCGAGCGGGACATGTCCCGCACCCCGCTGTTCCAGGCGGCGTTCACGATGCACGACGAGCGGGTCGGCGGCTTCGACCTGCCCGGCGTGACCGTCGAGGCCCTGGAGCCGCCGGCCCGGATCGCGAAGTTCGACCTGACGTTGCAGGTGGAGGAGGCGGCCGACGGCGGGCTGCGCGGGCACCTGGAGTACGTCTCGGCGCTGTTCGACGAGTCGACCGTGGAGCGGATCGCGGGGCACTTCGTCCGGCTGCTCACCCAGGTCGCCGCCGAGCCCGGCATGAAGCTGTCCGCCGTGGAGCTGCTGGACGAGACCGAGCGGGCCGTCGTGCTCGCCGAGCCGCGCCGCCAGCACGGCCTGCCACCGACCCAGTGCGTGCACGAGGTGTTCGAGGAGTGGGCGGCGTCGTTCCCGGACGCGCCGGCTGTCGTCTTCGAGGGTCAGGAACTGACCTACGGCGAGCTGAACGCGAAGGCCAACCGGCTCGCCCACCACCTGCGCGCGCTCGGCGCGGGCCCGGAAACCCTGGTCGGGGTGTCCCTGGAGCGGGGCGCGGACCTGGTCCCGACCCTGTTGGGCGTCCTGAAGTCCGGCGCGGCGTACCTGCCGCTGGACCCGGCCCAGCCGGCCGACCGCCTGACCTACATGCTCGCAGACGCCGGGGCCCCGATCCTGGTCGCGGACACGGTCCAGGCCGAGCGCCTGAAAAGCGCGGACGTGCAGGTCGTCCTCGTGGACGAGCACGCCGACGTCATCGCCGCGAACCCGGCGCACAACCCCGACCAGCTCGGCGGCCCCGACAACCTGATCTACGTCATCTACACCTCCGGCTCCACCGGCCAGCCCAAGGGCGTCTGCCTGACCCACGGCAACGTGCTGCGGCTGCTCACCGTGACCGACGCGGACTACTCGTTCGACGAGAACGACGTCTGGCCGCTGTTCCACTCCTACGCGTTCGACGTGTCGGTGTGGGAGCTGTGGGGCGCGCTGATGCACGGCGGCAAGCTGGTCGTGGTGCCCAAGGACGTCACCCGGTCCCCGGACGACTTCCTCGACCTGCTCGTGGACCACGGTGTGACCGTGCTCAACCAGACGCCGTCGGCGTTCCGCGGCCTGGTGAGCCTGGCCGGCGAGGGCGACCCTCGGATCGACCAGCTCAAGCTGCGCGCCGTCGTGTTCGCCGGCGAGAAGCTGATCTTCGGCGATCTTGCCCCGTGGACCCGCCGGGTCGGGCTGGACGCCCCCCGGCTGCTCAACATGTACGGCATCACCGAGACCACGGTGCACACCACCTACTACCGGGTCCGCCCGGAGGACATCGACCCGCAGGCCGGCAGCCCGGTCGGCCGGGCCCTCGACGACCTGCGGGTGTACCTGCTCGACCGGCACGGCAACCTGGCCCCGATCGGCGCGCCCGGCGAGATCTACGTCGCAGGCCTGGGCGTCGCCCGCGGCTACCTGAACCGCCCCGAGCTGACCGCCGAGCGGTTCGTGCCCAACCCGTTCGGCCCGGGCCGGCTCTACAAGAGCGGTGACCTGGCCCGGCGGAAGCCCGACGGCAGCCTGGAGTTCATGGGCCGCGCCGACGACCAGGTCAAGGTGCGCGGCTACCGGATCGAGCTCGGCGAGATCCAGGCTGCCCTCGCCGCGCACCCCAGTGTGCGCGACGCCGTGGTCGTGGTCCGCGACGAGCAGATCCTCGCCTACATCGTCGCGGCCGGCGGTTCGGTGCCCGCGCCGAGCGAGCTGCGGGCGCTGCTGCTCAGGACGCTGCCCGAGTACATGGTGCCGGCGGCGTTCGTCCCGGTCGGCAAGATCCCGCTGACCGTGAACGGCAAGCTGGACCGCCGGGCGCTGCCGGTGCCGGGTCGCGCGGAGCTGGGCTCCGACCGGGAGTTCGTCGCGCCGCGTACCCCCGTCGAGGAGCAGGTCGCGGCCGTGTGGCGCGACGTGCTCGGCGTCGAGCGGGTCGGCGTGGACGACAACTTCTTCGACCTCGGTGGCGACTCGATCCGGGCCGTCGGGCTGGTCGGCGCGTTGCGGCCGGCCGGCTTCGACGTGGCCGTGCGCGACATCTTCGCGCACCGGACCGTCGCGGCGCTGTGCGAGTTCCTCACCGGCCGGCCCGCGCTGGTCGAGCTGGACCGGGTGGTCGCCCCGTTCGACCTGGTCTCGGCCGAGGACCGGGCGAAGCTGCCCGCCGATGTCGTGGACGCCTACCCGCTGTCGCAGATCCAGCTCGGCATGGTCGTGGAGATGCTCAACGACACCGGGCGCAACAACTACCACAACGTGACGTCGTTCCGGATCCTCGACGACGGGCCGTTCGACCTGGTGGCGCTGCGCGGGGCCGGGAAGATCGTGATGGCCCGGCACGAGATCCTGCGCACCTCCTTCGACCTGGACACCTTCGCGGTGCCGCTCCAGCTCGTGCATGCCACGGCGGAGCTGCCGATCGGGTACCAGGACCTGACGGCGTTGACGGGTGACGCGGTGGAGAAGGCGGTCCGCGCGCACATCGCCGTCGAGCGGGCCGACCTGTTCGACCTGGCCGTGCCGCCGCTGCTGCGGTTCACGGCGCACGAGTGCGGCGACAAGAGCTGGTGGCTGACGTTCACCGAGTGCCACCCGATCCTGGAGGGCTGGAGCCACCACTCGCTGCTGATGGAGCTGGTCGACCTCTACCGCACCATCCGCGACGGCCAGACGCCCGTGGACCCCGAGCCGGCGAACGTGCGCTACGCCGACTTCATCGCCGCCGAGCTGGACACCCTGGCCGGCGACGAGGACCGGGCTTACTGGAAGACCATCGTCGACGGGTACCCGAAGGTGGAGCTCCCGGCCGTCTGGGCCGACCCGGCCGACACGCCCAAGGAGTCCTACCGGATCTGGATCCCCTTCCACGACCTGGAGTCCGACCTGCGCCGCCTGGCCAGCCGGGCCCAGGGCTCGCTGAAGAGCGTCCTGCACGCCGCGCACCTGAAGGTGATGAGCCAGCTCACCGACGAGGAGCGGTTCTTCAGCGGCCTGGTCTGCAACGCCCGCCCCGAGGCGCTGGGCGCCGACCGGGTCTACGGCCTCTACCTCAACCCGCTGCCGTTCGCCTTCGACCGGGGCGCGGCCACCTGGCGCGAGCTGGTCGAGGGCGTGTTCGCCCGCGAGGTCGAGCTGTGGCCGCACCGCCGGTTCCCGATGCCGGCCATCCAGCGCGAACTCGGCGACGGCCAGAAGCTCCTCGACATCCGGTTCAGTTACCTGGACTTCCGCCAGGTCGACCAGTCCCTCGTGGACTACGCGGCCACCATCGACGACAGCCCCACCGAGTTCCCCCTCGCGGTGTCCACCCAGGCCGGGTTCTGCATCCTCACCGGGCACACCCACGCCATGAGCAGGGCGAACGCGGACCGGCTCGCGGCCATGTACCGCGCCGTGCTGGAGTCCATGGCCGCCGACCCCGAGGGCGACGCCCGGGCCACGTACCTCCCGGAGGGTGAGCGCCGGCAGATCGTCACCGGCTGGAACGACGTCACCCGGCCGGCCCCGGAGCACACGGTCCGCGAGCTGGTGGAACGCGCCGCCGCCCTCTACCCGGAGCGCCCGGCCGTCCTGGGCGGCCCCTCGCCGCTGACGTTCGCGGAGCTCGACGCCCGGGCCAACCAGTACGCGCACCACCTGCTCGCGGCCGGCGTCGGCGCCGAGTCGGTCGTCGGCGTCCTCCTCGACCGGGGCCCCGACCTGATGGCGGCGCTCCTCGGCGTGTGGAAGGCCGGTGCGGCGTACGTGCCGCTGGACCCGTCCTACCCGGCCGACCGGATCGGCTACATGCTCGAGGACGCGCAGTCGATCGTCGCGATCACCCAGGACGCCTACGCGGACCGGTTCGCGGTGCCGGTGGTGAAGCCGGCCGACATCGCGGGCCGGCCCACCGGTTCGCCGGAGATCGCTGTCGACCTCGACCAGCTCGCCTACGTCATCTACACCTCCGGCTCCACCGGCCGGCCCAAGGGCGTGCAGGTCCCGCACCGGGGCCTGGCCAACCACATCAACTGGGCGGCGGAGGAGCTGGCCGGCGGCCCGATCGTCGACGGCCCGGGCCGCACCGCACCCGCCGACGGCGCGGGCAGGCACGCCGCCGGCACCGGCAACGGCGCCCCTGTGTTCTCCTCGGTGTCCTTCGACCTCGTGGTCCCCAACCTGTGGGCGCCCCTGGTCACCGGCCAGCCCACCCACCTCCTCCCGCAGGACGTGGACATGGCCGACCTGGGTCGCTGGCTGGTCGCGTCCGGGCCGTTCAGCTTCATGAAGCTCACCCCGGGCCACCTGGACGTTCTCACCCACCAGATGACCGCCGCCCAGGCGCACGGCCTCACCGAGGTGATGGTCGTCGCCGGCGAGGCGTTCACGAGCCGGACCCTGGACCGCTGGCGGGCACTGGACCCGACGACCCGCCTGGTCAACGAGTACGGCCCGACCGAGGCGTCCGTCGGCACGTGCGTCTTCCCGATCGCCGACGGCTACACGGCCGACGTGGTGCCGATCGGCCGCCCGCTGCCGAACATGACCATGTATGTCCTCGACGCAGACCTCAACCCGGTGCCGGTGGGCGTGACCGGCGAGCTGTACGTCGGCGGCACCGGCGTGGCCCGCGGCTACGCCAACCGCCCCGACCTGACCGCGGAGAAGTTCGTCCCCGACCCGTTCGGCGCGCCCGGCACCCGGCTGTACCGCACCGGTGACCTGGTCCGCCAGCTCGCCGGCGGGGAGATCGACTTCCTCGGCCGGGTCGACAACCAGGTGAAGATCCACGGCTACCGGATCGAGCTGGGCGAGATCCAGACCGTGCTCCTGGAGCACCCGGGGGTCCGCGAGGCGGCCGTCGTCGTGCACGAGGACGAGGCGGGCGAGAAGCGCCTGGTCGGCTACGTGGTCCCCGAGGCCGGCCCCGTCACCGGGCTCGCCGAGCACTGCGGGACCCGGCTGCCCGAGTACATGGTGCCGCCGGTCTTCATGAGCCTGGACAAGCTGCCGCTGAACGCGAACGGCAAGGTGGACCGCAAGGCCCTCCCGGTGCCCGACGCCGACGCGGCGGCCGAACGGGAGTTCATCGGCCCGCGTACCCCCACCGAGGAGCACGTCGCCGCCGTCTGGCGCAAGGTCCTCGACCTGGACCGGGTGGGCGTCACCGACAGCTTCTTCGACCTCGGCGGGCACTCGATCCGGGCCGTGGCCCTGGTCGGCGCGCTGCGGGCCGCGAAGTTCGACGTGTCGGTGCGCGACGTGTTCGCCTACCGGACCGTCGCCGAGCTGGCCGAGTTCCTGACCGGCCGGCCCGCGAGCCCCGAGATCGAGGCCCCGGTGGAGCCGTTCGCGCTGGTCTCGGCCGCCGACCGGGCGAAGCTGCCGGCGGACGTGACCGACGCGTACCCGCTGTCGCAGGTGCAGCTCGGCATGATCGTGGAGATGCTCGCGGACGGGCGCAACGCGTACCACAACGTCTCGTCCTTCCGGGTGCAGGACGGGCACCGCTTCTCGCTCGCGGCGATGCGCAAGGCCACGGCGGAGATCACCGCCCGGCACGAGCTGCTGCGCACGTCCTTCGCGCTGGACGCCTTCGCGACCCCGCTCCAGCTCGTGCACGCCACGGCCGAGATCCCGGTGGAGGTGCGCGACCTGTCCGACCTGGACGAGCCCGCCCTGCGCGCCTCGATCGCGGAGTTCACCCGCGACCAGCGCTCGGAGCTGTTCGACCTGTCGGTGGCCCCGCTGTTCCGGCTCACCGCGCACGTCGAGAGCGACGAGGCCTTCTGGCTGACCGTCACCGTCTCGCACCCGATCACCGAGGGCTGGAGCCAGCGGGCCCTGCTCCGCGAGCTGATCGACCTCTACGAGCACCACCACGCCGGCGAGCAGATCAACCCCGTAGAGCCCACCCCCATCCGGTACGCCGACTTCATCGCCGCCGAGCTCGACGTGCTCGCCGGCGACGAGGACCGGGGCTACTGGAAGTCCATCGTGGAGGGCTACCCGAAGCTCACCCTGCCGGCCGGCTGGGCCGGGGACACCGACGAGCCCGCCACCTCCTACTCCACGGTCGTGGACATCCGCGACCTCGAGGGCTCCCTGCGGTCCCTGGCAAGCCGGGCCCGGGGCTCGCTGAAGAGCGTGCTGCACGCCGCGCACCTGAAGGTGATGAGCCAGCTCACCGACGAGCCGTCGTTCTGCTCGGGCCTGGTCGCCAGCGCCCGACCGGAGGCCCTGGGCGCCGACCGGGTGTACGGCATGTACCTCAACACCCTGCCCTTCGCCCACGACCGGGGCGCGGCCACCTGGAAGGAACTCGTCGAGGGCGTCTTCGCCCGCGAGGTCGAGGTGTGGCCGCACCGCCGGTTCCCGATGCCCGTCATCCAGCGCGAACTGGCCGGCGGCGAGCGGCTGCTCGACGTGCGGTTCAGCTTCCTGGACTTCCAGGAGGACTCCGAACTGGTCGACGTCGCCGACGGCGTGATCGGCGAGGGGGCCACCGAGTTCGGGCTGGCCGTCGCCGCGCTGACCAACCAGCTGATCCTCACCGTGGACACCCACACGCTCAGCCGGGCGCACGCCGACCGGCTCGGCGCGATGTACCGCGCGGTCCTGGAAGCCATGGCCGCCGACTTCGACGGCGACGCCCGGGGCGTGCACCTGCCGGCCGGTGAGCGGGAGCTCCTGCTCGACGAGTGGGCGCACACCGCCGGCCCCGACATCACGCACTCGGTCCTCGACCTGTTCGAGGCCCAGGTGGCGGTCACGCCGGACGCCGTGGCGCTGGCGGTGGCCGGCGGCTGCGAGGTCACCTACGCGGACCTCGACGCGAAGGCCAACCGGTTCGCGCACTACCTGCGCGGCCGGGGCGTCGGCCGCGAGTCGGTCGTCGGCGTGCTCCTCGACCGGGGCCCGGACCTGCTCGCCGCGCTGCTGGGCGTGTGGAAGGCCGGCGGGGCGTACGCGCCCCTGGACCCGTCCTTCCCCGCCGACCGGCTCGGGCACATGCTCGGCGACTCGGGCGCGAAGGTGGTCGTCACCCACTCCCGGTACGCCGACCGGTTCGACCCCCAGTGGTCCGACTGCGTCCTGGTGGACGTCGAGCGCTACGAGCTCGCAGGCCAGCCCACCTCCCCGGTGGAGGAGACCAGGGACCTCGACGGGGCCGCCTACGTCATCTTCACCTCCGGCTCCACCGGCCGGCCCAAGGGCGTGCAGGTCACCCACCGGGGCCTGGCCAACCACGTGGTGTGGGCCCGCGACGTCCTCGCGACCCAGGGCGACGGCGGCGCGCCGCTGTTCTCCTCGGTCGCCTTCGACTTGGTCGTCCCCAACCTGTGGGGGCCGCTCGTCGCCGGCCAGCGGGTGCTGCTGCTCCCGCAGGACGTGGACCTCGCCGACCTCGGCCGCCTCCTCGACGCCCAGGGCCCGTTCAGCTTCATCAAGCTGACCCCCGGCCACCTGGAACTCCTCGGCCACCAGCTCGACGCCGCCCAGCTCGACGCCCTCGCCGCCGTGATCGTGGTCGCCGGCGAGGCCCTGCCCGGCCCCCTCGCCGAGCGGTGGCGGGAGCTGCTGGGCGACAGCCGGCTGATCAACGAGTACGGCCCGACCGAGGCGTCCGTCGGCACCTGCATCCACCCGGTGGTCACCCCGCAGCACGTCGAGGTGGTGCCGATCGGTCGGCCGCTGCCGAACATGTCGATGTACGTCCTGGACCCCGAACTCCAGCTCGTCCCGGTCGGCGTCACCGGCGAGCTGTACGTCGGCGGCACCGGTGTCACCCGGGGCTACCTGAACCGCCCCGAGCTGACCGCCGAGAAGTTCGTCCCCAACCCGTACGGCCCCGGCCGGCTCTACCGTAGCGGCGACCTGGCCCGGTGGAACGAGGACGGCGCGGTCGAGTTCCTGGGCCGGATCGACGACCAGGTGAAGATCCGCGGCTACCGGATCGAACTCGGCGAGATCCAGGCCGTGCTCACCTCGCACCCGGGCGTCCGGGAGGCCACGGTCGTGGTGCGCGAGGACACCCCCGGCGACCGTCGGCTCGTCGCGTACTACGTGGCCGACCCCGAGGTCGACCTCGTGGACCACTGCGCGTTGCAGCTGCCCGACTACATGGTGCCGGCGGCGTTCGTACCCCTCGAGAAGTTGCCCTTGAACGCCAACGGCAAGGTCGACCGCAAGGCGCTGCCCGCGCCGGAGCAGGCCGACGAGGGCGAGTTCACCGGCCCGCGCACCGCCGTCGAGGAGCAGGTGGCCGCCGTGTGGCGCACCGTGCTCGGCGTCGAGCGGATCGGCGTGCACGACAGCTTCTTCGACCTCGGCGGGCACTCGATCCGGGCCATCGCCCTGGTCGGCGCGCTGCGGCAGGCCGGCTACCCGGCCGTGTCGGTGCGCGACGTGTTCACCCACCGCACGGTCGCGGACCTGGCTCACGCGCTGACCGGGACCGGGGCGGAACCGGCGGCCGACGAGGGGCACACGGTCCCGTTCGCGCTGCTGTCCGACGCGGACCGGGCGAAGCTGCCCGAGGGCCTCGTCGACGCCTACCCGATGTCTCGGGTCCAGCTCGGCATGGTCGTCGAGATGTTCGCCGACCCGGAGGTCAACCGCTACCACAACACGTCGGCGTTCAAGGTCACCGAGCTGGCGCCGTTCGACGCCGACGCGCTGCGGAAGGCGGCGGCCCTGGTCGTCGAGCGGCACGAGATGCTGCGCACGTCCTTCGACCTCACCGGGTACTCCACCCCGATGCAGCTGGTCCATCCGGTCGCGGAGATGGGCGTGGCCGTCTGGGATCTCCGCGACCTCGATGACGCCGAGCGCGACACGGCGATCCGCGAGTTCGTGGCCCGCGAGCGGCGCGAACTGTTCGACCTGGAGCACCCGCCGCTGCTGCGCCTCGCGGCGCTGGTCGAGAGCGGGGAGTCCTGGCGGCTGGCGTTCACCCTGTGCCACGCGATCACGGAGGGCTGGAGCCAGCAGGCGCTGCTCGCCGAGATCCTCGACGCCTACCGGGCCTTCCGCGACGGCGGCACCCCGAAGCCGCTGGACCTGGCCGGTGCCCGGTACGCCGACTTCATCGCCGGCGAGCTGGAGTCCCTGGCCTCCGAGGCCGACCGGGACTACTGGCGCACCATCGTCACCGCGCACGCCCCGCTCGCCCTTCCCGAGGGCTGGGGCGGCGAGGAGACCGGCAGCTTCCGGTCCTTCGTGCCCTACCACGACCTGGAGGCCGACCTGCGGGCCCTGGCCGCCAGCGAGAAGGCGTCCCTGAAGAGCGTGCTCCTCGGCGCGCACCTCAAGGTGATGAGCCAGCTCACCGACGCCAAGGCGTTCTACGTCGGCCTCGTGCAGAGCGCGCGCCCCGAGAACCAGGGCGCCGAGAAGGTGTACGGCATGCACCTCAACACGCTGCCGTTCCCCTACGACCGCACGGCCGGCACCTGGTCCGAGCTCGTCGGCCAGGTCTACGCCCGCGAGACCGAACTGTGGCCGCACCGCCGGTACCCGCTGCCGGCCATCCAGAAGGAGCAGGGCGGCGACCGGCTGATCCAGGTCATGTTCAGCTACCAGGATTTCCGGGCCACTGACACGGAGAAGTCCGACGTGCGCGCCGACGTCGGCGACGCGGCCAACGAGTTCGGGCTGCAGGTGTCCACGGTGCCCGGTCACCTGGTGCTCAAGGCCCCGGCGGAGCTGCTCAGCCGGGCCAACGCCGAGCGACTGGTCGGCATGTACCGGGCCGTGCTGGAGGCCATGGCGGCCGACCCGGCCGGCGACGCGGGCGCGTCCTACATCTCCGAGCCCGAGCGCGACCAGCTGCTGGTCGAGTGGAACGACACGGCGATGGAGTGGTGA